The following proteins come from a genomic window of Nicotiana tomentosiformis chromosome 12, ASM39032v3, whole genome shotgun sequence:
- the LOC138902189 gene encoding uncharacterized protein has protein sequence MPIVISCLQEALAQILTACIGLAQDLSVTQYEIRFLELARHAVWLVPTEREKIRMFINGLNHRFRFVMTQGNIVGAKFDEVVDSARRLEMVRTEECEETEAKRSRGPGNSIGVPSGGQPYHSRGRPYQPTQMARPAHHGASASHGSYSARHSKSSLNALPAQSPSHAPSVQGSSVPGSFGSYSSSRGPPHNLPTFSERGCLECGDLGHIKRYCPSLMGSSAQ, from the exons atgcccattgtgatttCATGCCTTCAGGAGGCGCTAGCACAGATATTGACTGCTTGCatcggccttgctcag GACCTGTCCGTGACCCAATATGAGATTCGGTTTTTagaattggctcgtcatgcagtttggttggttcctactgagagggagaagatcaggatgttcattaatggcctcaaccatcGGTTCCGTTTTGTTATGACTCAAGGGAATATAGTAGGTGCTAaattcgatgaggtggttgacagtGCTCGACGACTAGAGATGGTTCGTACTGAAGAGTGTGAGGAGacggaggccaagaggtctcgtggtccgggtaattccatcggtgttccttctgggggacaaCCCTATCATAGTAGGGGTCGACCTTATCAGCccactcagatggctcgtccagcgcatcatggtgcatcagctagccatggttcatacagtgctcgacaTAGTAAGTCTTCTCTTAAtgcacttccagctcagagtccatctcatgcaccatcagttcagggttcatctgtaccaggttcatttggtagttattctagttctcgagGTCCACCTCATAACTTGCCGACATTTTCAGAGAGGGGTTGCTTAGAGTGTGGGgatttgggtcacataaagagatattgCCCCAGCCTTATGGGAAGTTCAGCTCAGTAG